The Candidatus Izemoplasma sp. genome segment TGGCACATATTCTAGTTCATCAATGGCGTCTTGTACCATCTTACGTGTTTCTTCATTGACATAGCCAGTGTTGTTGATGACACGGGATACTGTAGCAACACTAACATTAGCTTTCTTAGCAACATCTTTGATTGTCGGCATAAGATCACTCCTTCATTTTAATTATAGTATATAAATATCCTTTTGTAAATTGAAGTTATTTGTTATAATAAGCGGTGTTAAAAGAATGACAAAATCTAAAGAGGTGGTATAATGTCAAGACAAACCAATATTGAATTAAGAAAGTTATTTATATATCAAGTTTATATTAGAAACCACACTGAAGAAGGAACGTTTAAAGCCTTTCAAAAAGACCTAGACAGAATTGAAAATCTTGGTGTGGATATTGTCTATTTCCTACCCATTCATCCCATAGGAGAAGTGCAACGTAAAGGAGCGTTAGGGTCTCCTTACTCAATTCAAGATTATCGTAAAATTAATCCTGAGTATGGAACCCTGGAAGACTTCAAAGCATTAGTGAATGAGATTCATCAACGAGGAATGAAAGTTATGATTGATGTTGTTTACAACCATACTTCATATGATTCTAAGTTACTCAATGAATTCCCAGAATATTTCTATAAAGAACATGGTGAGTTTAAAAATCGCGTAGGAGATTGGTGGGATATTACCGACTTAGACTATTCAACAAGTCATCGTTTATGGGAAGAATTGATTGATACTTTACTTTATTGGACAACATTAGGTGTTGATGGATTTCGGTGGGATGTGGCATCTTTATTACCAATGGAATTCTTGGAAGAAGCACATGATAAAGTGTTATCGGTCAATCCTGAAAGTATCTTTTTAAGCGAATCTGTTCATGGCGAGTTTTTACGTCATATTCGTAACCGTGGTTTCTTAGGATTAAGTGAATCAGAAATATATCAGGTATTCGATATTGCGTATGATTATGATACACATCCACTCTTTGAAGGATATTTAAACGGTGACAATACTTTAAAAACGTATTTGACATCCATTCTTAAGCAAGAAGAACAGTACCCACAAAACTATATTAAACTGAGAAATTTAGAGAATCATGATTTCGGAAGATTTGCCGATATGGTAGATAGTAATCATGTGAAAATAGATAACTGGTCAGCCTTTGTATTTTTTAATAAAGGATGCACAATGATATATGCGGGTCAAGAACGATCTGATACCAATTTACCAAGTCTATTTGATAAAGATCCTGTTCATTGGGATGGGTATGATGTGTCCTCTGATATAAAGACGTTAGCGTCCTTAGTAAAAGATGATATCTTTACAAAAGGTGTGTATAATTTTGAGTACCAAGACCACGACGTGATTGTTGCGACGTATCAACTTCATCAGCGCTTAGTAGTTGGCATATTTAATGTTGGTGATGAAACGGGTAAAATAACGTGTTCTACGGTACCTAATGGTGTGTATCAGAATTTATTGGATCATTCGGAGATAACTGTCAGTAATCAAACAGTGGCCATTACCAAAAAACCAATAATCTTTGAGGTTACACTATGAATACGTTAAAAGGCGCATTAATAATCTTTTTTAGCTTATTACTTGTGGCATGTGAAGAAACAAGTGATGGGTTAGATTATGAGATGTTTCGTTCAAACATATATACCTCGTATGATGAGGTTGAGAATATTACCCCTAATCGTTATATTGTATATTACTACAGTGAAACATGTAGTCACTGTAACGATGTTAAACAAGAGATATTAAGTTTCTTTAAAACATATGAGGGATTAGATTTTTATCTAATGAATGTGGCTAGTAAAGATGTTAATGATAGTAGTCAGTTTAGTGAGTTTAGAGGCACACCGAGTTTATTTATTATTGCGCAAGGTGCAGTTGTAGAAACATATGTAGGGACAACACAAGTTAGAGCCTTTATTGATGAATACAGTAATAAAACGTTAACGTATGATAGTTTTGTTTCACAGCATGTCCAGTCATTCGACTTTTTAGCCACAAAAGAAGATAAAGATTACTTAATATATTATTATCAAGATGATTGTGAAAACTGTGAATCAATCCAAGAAGATATACTAAATTTTGCCTTTAATAGAGCTCCAGATGAAATCATTTTTATCAATAAGTCTTCATTAGATCCTGAAATAAGTATTCCAGAACCGTTTAACACAATGGATACCTTACCGGTGTTACTTGAAGTATCATATGACACAGTGATGAATACATATACAGGTGCGGTAGATGTAAAAAACTATATCATCACTCACCAAGGTTCAGCACTCGATTTTGAAAGTTCACGATTAGAATATGATGATTTTTCTAATCATTACCTTACGGATTATAGTGAAACCTTAGTCGTTGATGATCAAACTCATATTGAGTACTTCTACAGTCCATACTGCTCTCATTGTGAGTCCCTTAAACAGGAGATTTTAACTTTTTTTACTAACTTAGAAGACTATCCATTTTACTTAGTTGATATCAGTCAAACAACGGGAGAAAATACGATTGAAGAACTTACTGGGGTGCCAACCTTAATTGTGGTAACAAATCATCAAATAGAAGAAATCTTTTCAGGGACAGAAGCTATCAGAAACTTTATAAATAGTGTAACTTCAGAGTAGATTATTTTTTAAGGGTCTTATTGCCATAACACCGTTGATCAGCATGAGTATATTCATGACATTAGGTAGTTATGCATGGTTAGCATTTTCGCGAATTCCTGTGGTTACCATGACAAAAAGTATACGATAAAAAAAGCCGTTTATCGGCTTTTTTAGTCTATATCAACAAGTAAATAGTCATGTTGCTTGAGTTTTTCTTTAACTTCTATAATATCTAAATCACGCATCGTACAACCTTTGTTAATGGTCATAAAACGACCCACAGTTGAAATCATCCCCGGTTTCACAATTTCTTCAAACCCAATATCATGTAAGATAACCTTCAAATTATTGTCTTGCTTTACTAAACGATGGATTGTTTCGTTTGCGGATAAAGGTCTCATAAACGATTATCTAGCTTTTCTAAGCGTTTAAAGAGAATATTATTTTCTAGATGAATATGCGTAAAAGTATTGCTTTCTAGTTCTTCAAGTAATTTATAAGTTTTGACAAACGTTTCACAGACATCTTCTGGGATGTGATAATTATCTGTTATCTTACGCAATTTCTTTAAGGCGTCCCCGGTATTACTATGTTCATCTTTTAATTCTGTAATGACATTGACAGCCTGATTTAAATCCTCTTGCTTATGCGACTGTAAATAGGTCTCTATCGCTGGATATTGAACTGTTTCTTCTTTAATTAAATGCATATCCATCTCAGTTTTTAACGCATGAAACGTTTGAAATACATCACTAAGTTCTGGATGGTGTTTACCATGAACCCGCAGTATCTTCGCAGTTAATTGACTAAGTTTAGGTAAGGTGTTATACAAGTAAGCATGATGCGCTTGTAATATATATTGAATGAGTTCATCCAGAGGCGATAGTGTCCAATCATTTGTTGAGGGCTCTAAACTCTTATAGTACTCACTTAATTCATTCACAAGCGTTTCAGCCTTTAGTTCAGTATCGCTAACCGCCTCTTTTAGTGTGCGATCACCACCACAACAATAATCTATTTGATATTTTTTAAATATATGTGCACTGTTTGGAAATGCTGTTACAATATTTCCTAAAGTATCATGTGTTTGGAATGTCATTTGAATCATCCTTTCATCTTTCATGACACCTTTAGTATAGTATAGGTTTCATTTTGTGTATGTGATTTCAGTCACAGCGAGATAAATCAATGCGTTTTAAGCAGAAACAAATGCATTTCAACGGCTTTTTTGATATAATACATTTGGTGATAAAATGAAACAAACAATAACAGTCATTGGTGGCGGTCTTGCCGGAAGCGAGGCAACCTATCAATTAGTCAAAAGAGGGTTCAAGGTCACCCTATATGAAATGCGACCTAAACAATCAACACCTGCCCATAAAACAGATCAATTCGCAGAATTGGTCTGTTCAAATAGTTTACGATCAAACAGTTTAGAAAATGCTGTTGGATTATTGAAACAAGAAATGCGTGAATTAGACTCACTCATCATCAAGTGTGCAGATGAGTCACAAGTCCCAGCTGGAGGCGCGTTAGCCGTTGATCGTGATGTCTTTTCACAGAAAGTAACAGACTTTTTAACCAACCATCCTGATGTGACTGTTGTCCATGAAGAAGTCAAAGAGATACCTTCTGGACCAACAATCATCGCAACAGGTCCTTTAACTAGCGATACCCTTAGTGATAAGATTAAAGAACTTGTCGATGAAGAGTATCTCTACTTCTATGATGCGGCTGCGCCGATCATTGAATTAGATAGCATTAATATGGATGTATGTTATAAAAAGAGTCGATATGATAAAGGGGATGCAGATTATATCAACTGTCCAATGACAGAAGATGAATTCAATCATTGGTATGATGAGTTAATCAATGCGGGCGCTGTAGAAGTGAAAGACTTTGAAATGAAAGTCTTTGAAGGCTGTATGCCTTTTGAAGAGATTGCTCGTCGAGGTCGTCAAACCTTACTCTTTGGACCAATGAAGCCTGTAGGGCTAGAAACGCCTGATGGAAATAGACCACATGCGGTTGTCCAATTAAGACAAGACAATATGGAAGGGACACTTTATAATATTGTTGGCTTTCAAACGCATTTAAAATTTGGTGAACAAAAACGGATTATCAGAATGATTCCGGGACTAGAAAAGGCTAGTATAGTCAGATACGGTGTGATGCACAGAAATACCTTTATTAATAGTCCCAAATTACTAACAAGAAATTATCAATTTAGAGATCGTGACAATTTATATTTTGCAGGACAAATTACTGGTGTAGAAGGCTATGTTGAAAGTGCTGGTAGTGGCTTGCTCGCAGCGATTTCTTTAGCCCGTAAATTACAGAATAAAGAAGACGTCATCTTCCCTCAAACAACAATGATTGGGGCAGAGTCTTACTATGTATCTACGGCCGCAGTATCTAAATTTCAACCAATGAATGCTAATTTCGGGTTAATACAATCTCTTGGATATAAACACCGTAAGAAAGAACGTAAACGGTTATATAAAGAACGGGCATTAGAAGCCATAAAAGGATTAGTGGAAGAAGGGTTATAAATGACAAACGTCGATGTTATGCGTCAGTTTACACATTTTTTACGTGATGAAAAGAACTATTCTGAGCACACCATAACAGCCTATATTGATGATTTGAATGGCTTTGTGCATTTTTTAGAGACGGAAGCGTTAGGAACATTACTGAGTATTACTGAGCGTACAGCGCGGTTTTATTTAACAACCTTACATGATCAATATCAAAGTAAAACTATCGCCCGTAAAATATCGAGTTTACGGGCGTGTTATGATTTTTTATTAGATAACGATCATATAGCAAAGAATCCCTTTATCCAGTTAGACTTACCTAAGAAAGAAAAACGATTGCCTAAGTTTATTTATCCTAATGAAATGGAAACCCTTTTAGATACAATAGATACCTCAGAGTTAATGGGACTTAGAAATAAATGTTTACTTGAATTCTTATACGGCACTGGATCGCGAGTCAGCGAATGTGTAAATGTTGATTTAAAGGATATTGATTATGAGAAACGCCTGGTGTTAGTCACAGGAAAAGGGTCGAAAGATCGGTATGTTCCGATTCATAAAAACTTGGTTAAGTTAATGCGTGACTATCAACTACATACGCGGACGATGTTGCTTAGGAAAAATAAATCAGGGACGCGGGCGTTTTTTCTT includes the following:
- a CDS encoding alpha-amylase family glycosyl hydrolase, with amino-acid sequence MSRQTNIELRKLFIYQVYIRNHTEEGTFKAFQKDLDRIENLGVDIVYFLPIHPIGEVQRKGALGSPYSIQDYRKINPEYGTLEDFKALVNEIHQRGMKVMIDVVYNHTSYDSKLLNEFPEYFYKEHGEFKNRVGDWWDITDLDYSTSHRLWEELIDTLLYWTTLGVDGFRWDVASLLPMEFLEEAHDKVLSVNPESIFLSESVHGEFLRHIRNRGFLGLSESEIYQVFDIAYDYDTHPLFEGYLNGDNTLKTYLTSILKQEEQYPQNYIKLRNLENHDFGRFADMVDSNHVKIDNWSAFVFFNKGCTMIYAGQERSDTNLPSLFDKDPVHWDGYDVSSDIKTLASLVKDDIFTKGVYNFEYQDHDVIVATYQLHQRLVVGIFNVGDETGKITCSTVPNGVYQNLLDHSEITVSNQTVAITKKPIIFEVTL
- a CDS encoding thioredoxin family protein; its protein translation is MNTLKGALIIFFSLLLVACEETSDGLDYEMFRSNIYTSYDEVENITPNRYIVYYYSETCSHCNDVKQEILSFFKTYEGLDFYLMNVASKDVNDSSQFSEFRGTPSLFIIAQGAVVETYVGTTQVRAFIDEYSNKTLTYDSFVSQHVQSFDFLATKEDKDYLIYYYQDDCENCESIQEDILNFAFNRAPDEIIFINKSSLDPEISIPEPFNTMDTLPVLLEVSYDTVMNTYTGAVDVKNYIITHQGSALDFESSRLEYDDFSNHYLTDYSETLVVDDQTHIEYFYSPYCSHCESLKQEILTFFTNLEDYPFYLVDISQTTGENTIEELTGVPTLIVVTNHQIEEIFSGTEAIRNFINSVTSE
- a CDS encoding DUF1858 domain-containing protein; this translates as MRPLSANETIHRLVKQDNNLKVILHDIGFEEIVKPGMISTVGRFMTINKGCTMRDLDIIEVKEKLKQHDYLLVDID
- the ric gene encoding iron-sulfur cluster repair di-iron protein, which codes for MKDERMIQMTFQTHDTLGNIVTAFPNSAHIFKKYQIDYCCGGDRTLKEAVSDTELKAETLVNELSEYYKSLEPSTNDWTLSPLDELIQYILQAHHAYLYNTLPKLSQLTAKILRVHGKHHPELSDVFQTFHALKTEMDMHLIKEETVQYPAIETYLQSHKQEDLNQAVNVITELKDEHSNTGDALKKLRKITDNYHIPEDVCETFVKTYKLLEELESNTFTHIHLENNILFKRLEKLDNRL
- the trmFO gene encoding methylenetetrahydrofolate--tRNA-(uracil(54)-C(5))-methyltransferase (FADH(2)-oxidizing) TrmFO, which translates into the protein MKQTITVIGGGLAGSEATYQLVKRGFKVTLYEMRPKQSTPAHKTDQFAELVCSNSLRSNSLENAVGLLKQEMRELDSLIIKCADESQVPAGGALAVDRDVFSQKVTDFLTNHPDVTVVHEEVKEIPSGPTIIATGPLTSDTLSDKIKELVDEEYLYFYDAAAPIIELDSINMDVCYKKSRYDKGDADYINCPMTEDEFNHWYDELINAGAVEVKDFEMKVFEGCMPFEEIARRGRQTLLFGPMKPVGLETPDGNRPHAVVQLRQDNMEGTLYNIVGFQTHLKFGEQKRIIRMIPGLEKASIVRYGVMHRNTFINSPKLLTRNYQFRDRDNLYFAGQITGVEGYVESAGSGLLAAISLARKLQNKEDVIFPQTTMIGAESYYVSTAAVSKFQPMNANFGLIQSLGYKHRKKERKRLYKERALEAIKGLVEEGL
- a CDS encoding tyrosine recombinase is translated as MTNVDVMRQFTHFLRDEKNYSEHTITAYIDDLNGFVHFLETEALGTLLSITERTARFYLTTLHDQYQSKTIARKISSLRACYDFLLDNDHIAKNPFIQLDLPKKEKRLPKFIYPNEMETLLDTIDTSELMGLRNKCLLEFLYGTGSRVSECVNVDLKDIDYEKRLVLVTGKGSKDRYVPIHKNLVKLMRDYQLHTRTMLLRKNKSGTRAFFLNYKGKRLTPRGVRYILKQIMNTSETHLHMSPHTLRHTFATHLLNNGADLRSVQELLGHEHLSSTQIYTKVTKDKLKQSYMDAHPRAKRLKKKGKKE